GTCTGGCGCTTGTACCTGCGGCCCCTGCCCGGCGCTCAGCGCTATCGTGCTCAAGTAGCGACCGATAAAACCTTTTTGAACATCCAGCAGGAAAACTTTTCCAGTGAGCCGAAAATGAGCTTCACTGGCCTCAAAGCGTCGTTCTATCACGTGCGTGTGTCGGCCTACGACGAGCACGGCCTGGAAGGAGAAACCGGGATCTATGACATCTTCTACTACCCGCCTGCGACCCTGGCCAAGGCTTCCGGCGGCTGACCAATGAAGCTATGGGGCAAGGCCGAGAAACGCCAACCTACCCATGCCCAACGCTTGTTCCACGGCCTGGTACGCGAGTGGTTGTGGATCGGTTTATTGCTGTTGCCGATCACGGCCTACCTGTCCCTGAGCCCGGGCATTGCGCTCAATAATCCTTTGTATGACAGCCTGCGTCGGCTTACGCCGTTGCCCGTAGATCCGCGCATCTTGCTGGTAACCATTGATGACTCCAGCTTGAAGAAGCTCGGCCGCTGGCCCTGGCCCCGCAGTTTGCATGCGGACCTGATTGATCGACTGAGTGCCGCGCAACCAGCGGGTATCCTGTTTGACGTGATCTTCAGTGAGCCCGGCATCCCTGCCAATGACAAACGCCTGGCCGATGCCGTGTGTAACGCGGGAAATGTATTGTTGCCATTGCTGCGTGACGGAAGCGCCGGATACAGCCAACCCGATGAGCAGATGCAACCGTTGCTCAAATGTGCCAAGGGCGTTGGCCATATCAACGTTGAAGCAGACAGCGACGGTGTGGTGCGGAGCTTGTATCTGCGTGAAGGTCCCGTTGATGCAACGGCCCCCCAGCTCGCGTGGCTGGCGTACACAATGAGTGGCGCAGCAGACGCCATGCCTGGCGAGCCTCAGGAGCCGATCAGTCAACATTGGCATCGAGAGCACGCCATACGCATCCCTTTCATTGCCGCGCATACTCAATTTCCCAGTGTGTCCTACGCCAGCGTATTAAGCGGTGAGGTGCCACCCGAACAGCTGCGCAACCGCCTGATACTGGTCGGAGCCACTGCTTCGGGAATGGGCGATCGTTTTGTAACACCACTCTCCTCCACTGTTGGCACCACTGCCGGGTTAGAGATCCAGGCCAATGTGCTCAATGGCTTGCTGCAAGGGCGCAGTATTGTGGATCTTCCCGCTTGGCTTGCGGCAGTGATGGCTACCTCTCTGGTAGCGTTGCTGCTTGGCTTGCTGCTGTACCGCCCGCGGTACGCGCTGTGGATGACGCTGGGCTGTATGGCCGCTGCGCTGCTGGGTGCATGGGCCCTATTGCGGTTGGGCCACTGGTGGTCGCCCGCCGCGTGCCTGATCGGACTGCTGCTTAGTTACCTGATCTGGAACTGGCGCCGTTTGAGCGTGGTGCTCGCCTATTTCGGCTGGGAGCTGGCGCGCCTGGATAACGAACCTAAAGTGCTCCCCGAACGGCGGCGCGCACCGGCCAGCAAGGGCGATGTGTTGCAGGGGCGGATCTTTGCCCTGGAGCAGGCCGTGAGTCGCACCCGGGATACTCGGCGCTTTATGGCCGATGGTCTCGAGTGCTTGCCGGTGGCGACGCTGATCACCGATCCCAAAGGCAACATCCTGTTGGCCAACCGAATTTCTCGGGAGGTATTCGGCAATCAGCTGGTCGGCCAAAACCTGCTGGAGCAGTTGGCGGACCTGGGATACCCACCCCTGCACAATGGCGTGCGCCCTGCTCTCTCGGCGCTGGAGCTGATCGAGTTCCGCGACATCCACCAACGCAGCCTGCGTATGGAGCTTGCGCCCTTGCTCCCGGCTGAAGGCGACGTCGCCCTGGGTTGGCTACTGAGCCTCACCGACCTGAGCAAGGAGCGCGACGCCCAGCAACACCGCGAAACCATGCTGCGCTTTCTCTCCCATGACCTGCGCGCGCCGCACTCGGCAATCCTTGCCATCCTGGATGTACACAATGGCGAGTCGCCGGTATTTGCCCAGATTGAACAGCAAGTACGACGCGCCTTGAACCTGACCGAATCCTTCGTGCAACTGGCAAAGGCCGAGGCGGACGGCTACCAGTTCCAGCCAACCCTGTTTGCCATGCTGGTGATGGATGCGTTCGACCAGGTGGCGGTGGTCGCTCAGCTCAAGGGTATCCACTTGGTCCATGACTTGGACGAAGCCGATGAGGGCATGGTCTCTGCGGATCAGTCGCTGCTGACGCGTGCCTTGTTCAATGTGCTGGAAAACGCGATCAAGTATTCACCGTCCGGTACCACGGTCAGGTTGCGGCACAGCAGCAGCCAGGGCTGGTTGGAATGTCGCATCAGCGACCAGGGCCCGGGGATCGCGGCGGCGGATTTGCCTGAGCTGTTCAGCCAGTACCGGCGCTTCGATTCTGCCCAGGGCAGCGAGGGATTGGGTCTGGGGTTGACCATGGTCAAGGCGGTTGTCGAACGCCACGGCGGGCGTATCGGCTGCGAAAGCGTGGTGGGCAAAGGCACCACGTTCAGCGTGCAATTGCCGCTGCTGGATGACTGCTGAAAACGTACTTTTCTGCTGTGCATAAAAAACCGGTCACAAGGACCGGTTTTTTAATGCTGAAAAAACTTATGCACGTTTTTCGAGATTTTATGAGCTAAAGAAATATGTAGGTAAATCAGTAATTTATGAATCAAAAAAGGCGATTCGCCAACAAACCGTGCACAGGTTATCCACAGATGCTCAAATCACCGGCGTATCCACCACAACCGGCTCTGGCGGCAGCGAACCCATGGCCCGTTGTTGGGCTTCATTCCATGCCTGGGCGCGGTCATTCAGTGCGGCAATCGCTCGTGGCCCTTCGCCCTCGGCATACATCGGCTCGCCGATCACCACGGTGATAGTGCCTTCGCGTTTTGCCCATCCGGTCTTTGGCCAGAACTTGCCGGCGTTGTGGGCAATCGGCAGCACAGGCAGATGAGCGTTGACCGCCAAGGCCGTACCTCCCCGCGAGAATTTGCCGACAGTGCCGAACGGTACGCGAGTGCCTTCCGGGAAGATCAACACCCACACACCGTCCTTGAGCAGCTCATCACCTTTCTTGGCCACGTGCTTGAGCGCAGCCTTGGGGTTGTCACGGTCGATGGCGATCGGCCGCAGCATGGCCATCGCCCAGCCGAAAAACGGTACGTACAACAGCTCACGCTTAAGCACCTGGCTCAGGGGTGAGAAGTACGCCGAGAGGAAAAACGTTTCCCAGGTGCTCTGGTGGTTCGAGAGGATTACACAAGGTTGGTCCGGGACGTTTTCAGCGCCCTTGATCTCGAAACGAATGTTCAGGAACACCTTGGTCAGCCACAACGCGCAGCGGCACCAATAGACGTTGATAAAGCGATAGCGCGCCTTGAACGGCAGGAACGGCGCAATAAAAAAGCTCAGGGTGCACCAGAGAAACGAACTGGTGCCCAGCAGCAGGTAAAAGAAAAAGGTTCTGATGGCCTGCAAAATCGACATGGCAGCATTTACCGTTGCGGGACACGGCCCGCCTGCTAAAAGCGCACTCCCGAGCAATCCTTGTTCAGGAAGTCGAGGGCGGCTAGTTGTTAATAAGTTCTGCGGCAACCGCCGCCAGATCGTCAAAAATCAAAGTGCCTACCGGCAGGTTCTTCGCCTGGGTCTTTTCGCCTTTCCCGGTCTTCACCAAAACTGGCTGAGAATCGACGGCTTTGGCCGCCTCCAAGTCACCGAGGCTGTCCCCGACGAACCATAGCCCAGCCAAGGGCACCTTGTAATGTTCTGCAATGGTTTTCAACATCCCAGGTTTGGGTTTGCGGCAATCGCAGCCCTCATCCGGCCCGTGGGGGCAGTACACCACCAGCCCCACCTCACCGCCCTGCTCCGCCACCAACGTGCGCAAGCGCGCGTGCATGGCGTCCAGGGTGGCGATGTCGTAGTAACCGCGGGCGATGCCGGACTGGTTGGTGGCGATGGCCACCGTCCAGCCGGCTTTGCTCAACTGCGCGATGGCCTCGATCGAGCCGGGCAGTGGAATCCATTCCGCCACCGACTTGATGTAAGCGTCGGAGTCGTAATTGATCACCCCGTCCCGATCGAGAATCAGCAGTTTCAACATGATCAGCCCAGTACGGAAATGTCAGCGATGTTGATGAACAAGCCGCGCAGACGCGCCAGCATCGCGTAGCGGTTTTTCCGCACGCCGGCATCTTCGGCATTGATCATTACCGCTTCGAAGAACGCATCCACCGGCTCACGCAAGGCGGCCAGGCGCGCCAGTGCTTCGGCGTAGTTGCGTTCGGCGAGCAGCGGCTTCACTGCGTTCTCTGCCTTGGCGATGGCCGAGTTCAGCGAGAACTCCTTGGCATCGGCGAACAGGCCTGGGTCGACTTCGGCATTGCCGAGGTTGTCGGCCTTGCTCAGCAGGTTCGACACGCGCTTGTTCACGGCGGCCAGGGCATCGGCTTCCGGCAGCTTGCGGAAGGCCTGTACGGCTTGCACACGCTGATCGAAGTCCAGCGCCGAACCCGGTTGCAGGGCACGTACCGACAGGTAGACGGAAACGTCCACGCCTTCGTCTTCATAACGCGCACGCAGGCGGTCGAACACGAACTCCAGCACTTGCTCGGCCAGGCCGGCTTGCTTGACCTTGGCACCGAACTGGCCGACCGCAAACACCACGGCCTGGGTCAGGTCGAGGTCGAGCTTCTTGTCGATCAGGATGCGCAGCACGCCGAGGGCGGCACGGCGCAGGGCATACGGGTCTTTGCTGCCGGTCGGCAGCATGCCGATACCGAAGATACCCACAAGGGTGTCCAGCTTGTCGGCGATGGCCACGGCCGCACCGGTCAAGGTGGTTGGCAGTTCAGCGCCGGCACCGCGCGGCATGTACTGCTCGTTCAGCGCCAGGGCTACATCGTCCGGCTCGCCGTCGTTGAGGGCGTAGTAGTAACCGGCAACACCTTGCATCTCCGGGAACTCGCCGACCATTTCGGTGGCCAGGTCGCACTTGGACAGCAGGCCCGCGCGGGCAGCCCAGGCAGCATCACCGCCAATGCGTGGCGCAATGTAGGCGGCCAGCTTGGAAACACGCACGGCCTTGTCGTAGACGCTGCCGAGTTTTTCCTGGAACACCACGTTTTGCAGGCGCAGGTTGAAGTCTTCGAGCTTCTGCTTCTTGTCTTGCTTGAAGAAGAACTCGGCGTCAGTCAGGCGCGGGCGAACGACTTTTTCGTTACCGGCGATGATCTGCTGCGGGTCCTTGCTTTCGATGTTGGCCACGGTGATGAAGCGCGGCAGCAACTTGCCGTCCACGTCCAGCAGGCAGAAATACTTCTGGTTGTCCTGCATGGTGGTGATCAGGGCTTCTTGCGGCACATCGAGGAAACGCTCTTCGAACGAGCACACCAGCGGCACCGGCCATTCAACCAGCGCGGTCACTTCGTCGAGCAGGCTTGGCGGCACGATGGCGGTGCCTTCCTGCAGGCGGGCCAGCTCTTCGGTGCGCTTGCTGATCAACTCGCGACGCTCATTGGCATCGGCCAACACGTAAGCGGCACGCAGGTCGGCGGCGTAGTTGGCCGGCGAGGTGATGCGCACAGCTTGCGGGTGATGGAAGCGGTGCCCACGGGAGTCACGGCCAGCCTTCTGGGCGAGGATGGTGCAATCGATGACTTGGTCACCGAGCAGCATCACCAGCCATTGGGTTGGGCGGACGAATTCTTCTTTGCGAGCGCCCCAGCGCATGCGCTTGGGGATCGGCAGGTCGTTGAGGGAATCTTCAACGATGGTCGGCAACAGGCTCGCCGTCGGCTTGCCGGTGATGACCTGGCTGAAACGCAGTTTCGGGCCGCTCTGGTCGATTTCGCTCAGCTCGACGCCGCACTTCTTGGCAAAACCAAGGGCAGCTTGAGTCGGGTTGCCTTCTGCATCGAAAGCCGCTTGGCGCGGTGGGCCGTCGAGGTTGATGCTGCGGTCCGGCTGCTGGGTTTCCAGCGCGGTCAGCAACACGGCCAGGCGACGTGGCGCGGCGTAGACTTTCTTTGCAGCGAACTTCAGGCCGGCTGTGTGCAGGCCTTTTTCGATACCGGCCAGGAATGCGTCGGCCAGGGTGTTGAGTGCCTTGGGTGGCAGCTCTTCGGTGCCCAGTTCAACCAAAAAATCTTGAGCACTCATTGTGCAGCCTCCAGCTTAGCCAACACTTCATCACGCAAATCCGGGGTTGCCATCGGGAAGCCCAGCTTGGCGCGAGCCAGCAGGTAGGCTTGGGCGACGGAACGCGCCAGGGTGCGTACACGCAGGATGTATTGCTGGCGCGCAGTCACCGAAATGGCACGGCGGGCGTCCAGCAGGTTGAAGGTATGGGACGCCTTCAACACCATTTCATAGCTTGGCAACGGTAGCGGCTGGTCGAGTTCGATCAGGCGCTTGGCTTCGCTTTCATAGAAGTCGAACAGTTCGAACAGCTTGTCGACGTTGGCGTGTTCGAAGTTGTAAGTGGACTGCTCCACTTCGTTCTGGTGGAACACATCGCCGTAGGTCACTTTGCCGAACGGGCCGTCAGCCCACACCAGGTCGTAGACCGAATCCACGCCTTGCAAGTACATGGCCAGGCGCTCGAGGCCGTAGGTGATCTCGCCGGTCACCGGGTAGCACTCAATGCCGCCCGCTTGCTGGAAGTAAGTGAACTGCGTCACTTCCATGCCGTTGAGCCAGACTTCCCAGCCCAGGCCCCAGGCGCCCAGGGTTGGCGATTCCCAGTTGTCTTCGACGAAACGGATGTCGTGCACCAGTGGGTCCAGGCCGACATGTTTCAGCGAGCCCAGGTACAGCTCCTGGAAGTTGTCCGGGTTGGGCTTCAAAACTACCTGGAACTGGTAGTAGTGCTGCAGACGGTTCGGGTTTTCGCCGTAGCGGCCGTCAGTCGGGCGACGACTGGGCTGCACATAAGCGGCGTTCCAGGTTTCCGGGCCGATGGCCCGCAGGAATGTAGCGGTGTGGAAAGTGCCGGCGCCTACTTCCATATCGTAGGGCTGAAGTACCACACAACCTTGCTCGGCCCAGTATTGCTGGAGGGCGAGGATCAAGTCTTGGAAGGTACGCACGGCTGGCGTAGGCTGGCTCACGAAATTCACCTGTTACTTGGGCTGCGATTTAAAGAGCGGGAGTATACCCGATTCGGCCCTGCCACCACTCCCTGGAGCCTTATGCCACGCTGCTTTTGGTGTTCTGAAGATCCGCTGTACATGGCTTATCACGATCAGGAGTGGGGAACGCCGCTGCGCGATGCGCAGGGTCTGTTCGAGTTGCTTTTGCTCGAAGGGTTCCAGGCGGGCCTGTCCTGGATCACCGTTTTACGCAAACGCGAGCATTATCGAAAGGTCTTGTTCGGCTTTGACGCACAGCGTCTGGCACAACTGAGCGATGCTGAAATCGAAGCGCTGATGCAGGACCCAGGCATCGTGCGCAATCGCTTGAAGCTCAACGCCACCCGCCGCAACGCCGCGGCCTGGCTGGCGCTGGAGGATCCGGTGGGCTTGCTCTGGTCATTTGTCGGCGGCGTGCCCAAGGTCAACCACTTCAAGGATCGCAGCGAGGTTCCGGCGATTACACCCGAGGCCGAAGCCATGAGCAAAGCCTTGAAAAAAGCCGGTTTTACCTTCGTCGGCCCAACCATTTGCTACGCGTTCATGCAGGCCTCCGGCATGGTCATGGACCACACCCAAGACTGCGACCGTTACGCGGACTTGACCAACGCCGGTTAGAATGCCCGCTTTGCGCACCACACACGATCAGGAGTGACCTGTGGAAAAGTTTAAAGGCGCCTTGCTGGTAGGCGCTCTTCGGTTATTTGCCCTACTGCCCTGGCGCGCTGTCCAAGCTGTCGGCACGGCGATTGGCTGGATCATGTGGAAAACCCCCAACCGCTCCCGCGAGACGGTGCGGATCAACCTCTCCAAATGCTTCCCGGACATAGACCCCGCCGCGCGCGAGCGCCTGGTCGGCCAAAGCCTGATGGACATCGGCAAGTCCCTGACCGAAAGCGCCTGCGCGTGGATCTGGCCGGCCCAGCGTTCCATCGACCTGGTGCGCGAAGTCGAAGGCCTGGAAGTGCTGCACGAAGCCTTGGCCTCGGGCAAAGGCGTGGTCGGCATCACCAGCCACTTGGGCAACTGGGAAGTGCTCAATCACTTCTACTGCAACCAATGCAAACCGATCATTTTTTACCGTCCGCCCAAGCTCAAGGCGGTGGATGAGTTGCTGCAAAAACAGCGTGTGCAACTGGGCAACCGCGTGGCGGCTTCCACCAAGGAAGGCATCCTCAGCGTGATCAAGGAAGTGCGCAAAGGCGGCCAGGTGGGAATCCCGGCTGACCCTGAGCCAGCTGAATCGGCAGGCATCTTCGTGCCGTTCTTCGCCACCCAGGCGCTGACCAGCAAGTTTGTGCCGAACATGCTCGCCGGCCACAAGGCGGTCGGTGTGTTCCTGCATGCGCTGCGGCTGCCGGACGGTTCGGGCTACAAAGTGATTTTGGAAGCGGCGCCGGAAGACATGTACAGCACCGACACCGCCACGTCCTGCGCGGCGATGAGCAAGGTGGTGGAGCGCTATGTCGGCGCCTACCCGAGCCAGTACATGTGGAGCATGAAACGCTTCAAGAAGCGCCCACCGGGTGAGGCGCGGTGGTATTGATTCACCCAGATCCGAGCCCAATGAAGCTCTAATGTGGGAGCTGGCTTGCCTGCGATAGCATCACCTGGGTATCACTGATACACCGAGGTGTTTGCATCGCAGGCAAGCCAGCTCCCACAGGGATTACTTTACCCCTGGCGGTCGAGCTTTTTCAGGAACACCGTCATCTCTTTTTCGGCCTGCTTGTCGCCATGCGCCAGGGCCGCTTCTATGCCCTTCTCCCAGGCATGCCGCGCCGCAGCTTGATCACCCAACCCCAGCTGCGCCTTGCCCAACAACTTCCACGCCGCCGAATACTTCGGGTCGAACTCAACGCACTTGTGCAAATGCTCCGCCGCCTTGGCGTTGTCCTTCAGGTCCAGATAACCCTTGCCCAAGCCAAAGCGCAGCAATGAATTATCCACACCCTTGGCGAGCATTTTTTCCAGGGATTCGAGCATGGCTGTGAGTCCTTTATCTGTGCAGGGTTTCCACAGTAGAAACGCGATCACCTGTGGGAGCGGGCTTGCCCGCGATGACGGCGGCAGGCTCACCTGAATTTTTTATCAGAAGAAACTCAAGCCCACGTGGAACAGCTTCTCCACATCGCGGATATGTTTTTTATCGACCAGAAACAGAATCACATGGTCGCCCGTGGCGATCACTGTATCGTCGTGGGCGATGAGCACTTCTTCATCACGAATGATCGCGCCGATGGTGGTGCCCGGCGGCAGGCCGATATCCCGGATCGCCTTG
The sequence above is a segment of the Pseudomonas sp. R76 genome. Coding sequences within it:
- the glyQ gene encoding glycine--tRNA ligase subunit alpha, which encodes MSQPTPAVRTFQDLILALQQYWAEQGCVVLQPYDMEVGAGTFHTATFLRAIGPETWNAAYVQPSRRPTDGRYGENPNRLQHYYQFQVVLKPNPDNFQELYLGSLKHVGLDPLVHDIRFVEDNWESPTLGAWGLGWEVWLNGMEVTQFTYFQQAGGIECYPVTGEITYGLERLAMYLQGVDSVYDLVWADGPFGKVTYGDVFHQNEVEQSTYNFEHANVDKLFELFDFYESEAKRLIELDQPLPLPSYEMVLKASHTFNLLDARRAISVTARQQYILRVRTLARSVAQAYLLARAKLGFPMATPDLRDEVLAKLEAAQ
- a CDS encoding DNA-3-methyladenine glycosylase I produces the protein MPRCFWCSEDPLYMAYHDQEWGTPLRDAQGLFELLLLEGFQAGLSWITVLRKREHYRKVLFGFDAQRLAQLSDAEIEALMQDPGIVRNRLKLNATRRNAAAWLALEDPVGLLWSFVGGVPKVNHFKDRSEVPAITPEAEAMSKALKKAGFTFVGPTICYAFMQASGMVMDHTQDCDRYADLTNAG
- a CDS encoding lysophospholipid acyltransferase, coding for MEKFKGALLVGALRLFALLPWRAVQAVGTAIGWIMWKTPNRSRETVRINLSKCFPDIDPAARERLVGQSLMDIGKSLTESACAWIWPAQRSIDLVREVEGLEVLHEALASGKGVVGITSHLGNWEVLNHFYCNQCKPIIFYRPPKLKAVDELLQKQRVQLGNRVAASTKEGILSVIKEVRKGGQVGIPADPEPAESAGIFVPFFATQALTSKFVPNMLAGHKAVGVFLHALRLPDGSGYKVILEAAPEDMYSTDTATSCAAMSKVVERYVGAYPSQYMWSMKRFKKRPPGEARWY
- the glyS gene encoding glycine--tRNA ligase subunit beta, with translation MSAQDFLVELGTEELPPKALNTLADAFLAGIEKGLHTAGLKFAAKKVYAAPRRLAVLLTALETQQPDRSINLDGPPRQAAFDAEGNPTQAALGFAKKCGVELSEIDQSGPKLRFSQVITGKPTASLLPTIVEDSLNDLPIPKRMRWGARKEEFVRPTQWLVMLLGDQVIDCTILAQKAGRDSRGHRFHHPQAVRITSPANYAADLRAAYVLADANERRELISKRTEELARLQEGTAIVPPSLLDEVTALVEWPVPLVCSFEERFLDVPQEALITTMQDNQKYFCLLDVDGKLLPRFITVANIESKDPQQIIAGNEKVVRPRLTDAEFFFKQDKKQKLEDFNLRLQNVVFQEKLGSVYDKAVRVSKLAAYIAPRIGGDAAWAARAGLLSKCDLATEMVGEFPEMQGVAGYYYALNDGEPDDVALALNEQYMPRGAGAELPTTLTGAAVAIADKLDTLVGIFGIGMLPTGSKDPYALRRAALGVLRILIDKKLDLDLTQAVVFAVGQFGAKVKQAGLAEQVLEFVFDRLRARYEDEGVDVSVYLSVRALQPGSALDFDQRVQAVQAFRKLPEADALAAVNKRVSNLLSKADNLGNAEVDPGLFADAKEFSLNSAIAKAENAVKPLLAERNYAEALARLAALREPVDAFFEAVMINAEDAGVRKNRYAMLARLRGLFINIADISVLG
- a CDS encoding lysophospholipid acyltransferase family protein encodes the protein MSILQAIRTFFFYLLLGTSSFLWCTLSFFIAPFLPFKARYRFINVYWCRCALWLTKVFLNIRFEIKGAENVPDQPCVILSNHQSTWETFFLSAYFSPLSQVLKRELLYVPFFGWAMAMLRPIAIDRDNPKAALKHVAKKGDELLKDGVWVLIFPEGTRVPFGTVGKFSRGGTALAVNAHLPVLPIAHNAGKFWPKTGWAKREGTITVVIGEPMYAEGEGPRAIAALNDRAQAWNEAQQRAMGSLPPEPVVVDTPVI
- the gmhB gene encoding D-glycero-beta-D-manno-heptose 1,7-bisphosphate 7-phosphatase, which codes for MMLKLLILDRDGVINYDSDAYIKSVAEWIPLPGSIEAIAQLSKAGWTVAIATNQSGIARGYYDIATLDAMHARLRTLVAEQGGEVGLVVYCPHGPDEGCDCRKPKPGMLKTIAEHYKVPLAGLWFVGDSLGDLEAAKAVDSQPVLVKTGKGEKTQAKNLPVGTLIFDDLAAVAAELINN
- a CDS encoding tetratricopeptide repeat protein, with translation MLESLEKMLAKGVDNSLLRFGLGKGYLDLKDNAKAAEHLHKCVEFDPKYSAAWKLLGKAQLGLGDQAAARHAWEKGIEAALAHGDKQAEKEMTVFLKKLDRQG
- a CDS encoding CHASE2 domain-containing protein, which gives rise to MKLWGKAEKRQPTHAQRLFHGLVREWLWIGLLLLPITAYLSLSPGIALNNPLYDSLRRLTPLPVDPRILLVTIDDSSLKKLGRWPWPRSLHADLIDRLSAAQPAGILFDVIFSEPGIPANDKRLADAVCNAGNVLLPLLRDGSAGYSQPDEQMQPLLKCAKGVGHINVEADSDGVVRSLYLREGPVDATAPQLAWLAYTMSGAADAMPGEPQEPISQHWHREHAIRIPFIAAHTQFPSVSYASVLSGEVPPEQLRNRLILVGATASGMGDRFVTPLSSTVGTTAGLEIQANVLNGLLQGRSIVDLPAWLAAVMATSLVALLLGLLLYRPRYALWMTLGCMAAALLGAWALLRLGHWWSPAACLIGLLLSYLIWNWRRLSVVLAYFGWELARLDNEPKVLPERRRAPASKGDVLQGRIFALEQAVSRTRDTRRFMADGLECLPVATLITDPKGNILLANRISREVFGNQLVGQNLLEQLADLGYPPLHNGVRPALSALELIEFRDIHQRSLRMELAPLLPAEGDVALGWLLSLTDLSKERDAQQHRETMLRFLSHDLRAPHSAILAILDVHNGESPVFAQIEQQVRRALNLTESFVQLAKAEADGYQFQPTLFAMLVMDAFDQVAVVAQLKGIHLVHDLDEADEGMVSADQSLLTRALFNVLENAIKYSPSGTTVRLRHSSSQGWLECRISDQGPGIAAADLPELFSQYRRFDSAQGSEGLGLGLTMVKAVVERHGGRIGCESVVGKGTTFSVQLPLLDDC